The genome window atccgggcatttaactcttttatttattCTAATTACTTGGTCCAATTATAAATGACAAAGGGGTTTGAGGTTTGGACTCATCGATTGATGGGATTTCGTTATCTCATCTTCAACTTAATTCTATCGTTTTAGCCCGTCGTCTCTTACAACCGCTCCACACCTACAAAAGAGAATCAAATCGATCCAAAATAGATTTCGTTCCACTTAAACCTGTGTTGCACTACATAATGAAATTTGTATATGAAATTTGCACGATGTGAGGTAAATATTAAGTGTTACCTAACCAACTTGAACATCTATAACGtgttttttaaaatctttttcatttACTAATCTCCAGATGCTCCAACATGTGACCATGAATATTGCTTGTATGcaatttttatgtttttctttcttttttgtctAGGTTCACCATAAGTAACCTTGTTTCAACCAACATTTAATCCAAAAGCTTATATTATTTCCATGACCTCCAATTgctttcatttttttataaatgtttcaGCCATATGTATTCAAATCCTCGTCTATGTCTTGGGAAAAAAAACTATACTTAATGGGTGTTTGACTTATAAAATGATTTTAAAAGGGTGAATCTATTCACACATCCTTGCGTCTATTTCAACACCCATTGCAGTGTATTGGTCAATATGCAACGTATAGAGGTGTCTCAAACGCAACACATATGTTGCATATCGGCCAATACACGACCTATATGTAGCACATGCATTTTTTGTTCTACCTTGGGCATTTATCAAGGTTTTATTTTATAACTACATAAACTTAtaatatttaatgttttttattttatgtttttaaaagATCTTTATATTTTTTTGTCAAATATTTATCGTTTTAACAACATTTGTTAaggttttatttaaaaaaaaaacataaaacttacaaatatttattgttttttattttatattttttgtcaAATATTTATCGTTTTAACATACAACTATAAACAATTAATCTAAGCTAAACTACTCCTTGATACATAACCAACCAAACATCCTAAACACCGTAAACAAGCATCACACAAATATAACATCAGTTTGTACACACATAACAAAAAAATACAAGTTAATATGAATAAAAAATACAAAGAATCGCCGCGTCTATGCTGACGGGTCCATATTTGTCGGCTGAAGCCGACCTGACAGACCAGGGTATGGATACTATCATGCAGATGCGAGCGATCGGGGTTTTATATTGATTACTATGAACAAAAGATTCCAAACTTGTGTATTGATTATTAGGTACATCTATTTGTCTTATTATGCTATTGTAACAAATAGTTTTCACTATTTAACTCGTGTGATGCACGAGACTATAACATACTTCAAATAATATAGAAATGTaacatattattaattattaaaatcattaaataattattaaaaataaCTTTAAATGttaatgatctctagatcaagtggtggaagatTTACATTTCTATTGAGAGATGAAAGTTCAActctcacttggtgcagagtgaggcactggtggacAATGATAGGAAACCCAGGGAAACTGGGTTGAATCCTTGAGCCAAAACAAGTTTTatcggtaatttcaccgtcgtgcctacggctggtgggttaccgggttttccccgaaattggtggtggactcgggttactctcgaagTACTCAGTTTGTCTAGTGACTGCTCTGAGAATGCTCAAGATTGATTATGTTGGTTgttctagaaaaaaaaaattaaatttagaaaaacaaataaagtcTACAATAGCATCCTACATAGTCCATTTTGGGGTTTTATATGATTATATCTCAAAAGCATATTCTCCCCCTCCACCCTCACCGCCGTACTAGGGTTTATCCCACTCCTTTTCCGCTtcctaaccaccaccaccaccacaatgGAATTATCTCTCACTAACATAACctaccgccaccaccaccgcccccacccccaccccttaTCCACCACCCACCGCCGCCCCTCATCCAACTTCATCACTTTCCCCAAATCACAATCCTTCTCATCCTTACCACCCCTCAAATCATCCTTCCGTAACCCTAGTTCCCAAATCCCCAAtttccaaaaccctaattctcaaAACCCTAACCCTACCCCACTCTCCGCCATCAAAACCACCTTCATCACCGGCATCACCGTCGCCGCCGTCCTCCTCTCCCGTCTCACCCTCACCCCCGCCGTCGCCGCCCCAATTCCACCTCCCGCCGCCGTAGAAACTGCCGACTCCACCGCCGAATCACTAGACCAAGAAAAAGCCCTAGAAGAACATTTATCTTCCCACCCTGACGACACCAACGCGTTAAAAACCCTAATGGAACTCAAAATCAAAATAGGTAAACCCAAAGAAGCCATCGGAATCCTCAACCAGCTCATTAACCTCGAGCCCGAAGATTCCGAATGGCAGTTGTTGAAATACCACTTACATGCATACGACGGAGACCACGAGTCTGCTAAATTAGGGTTTGAAAACATCATTACAAAGAATCCGTTTCGTGTCGAAGCGTATCACGGATTAGTTATGGCAGCTTCGGCTGCTAACGAATCGAATTTAACCGAATTGGATGATGTGGAGAAAC of Helianthus annuus cultivar XRQ/B chromosome 1, HanXRQr2.0-SUNRISE, whole genome shotgun sequence contains these proteins:
- the LOC110880634 gene encoding protein SLOW GREEN 1, chloroplastic, with protein sequence MELSLTNITYRHHHRPHPHPLSTTHRRPSSNFITFPKSQSFSSLPPLKSSFRNPSSQIPNFQNPNSQNPNPTPLSAIKTTFITGITVAAVLLSRLTLTPAVAAPIPPPAAVETADSTAESLDQEKALEEHLSSHPDDTNALKTLMELKIKIGKPKEAIGILNQLINLEPEDSEWQLLKYHLHAYDGDHESAKLGFENIITKNPFRVEAYHGLVMAASAANESNLTELDDVEKRIEQGIELCRKQKKKDEIRDFKLLLAQIRVIKSNYDEALRIYQELCKEEPRDFRPYLCQGIIYTLLGKNDEAEKCFEKYRRLVPKGHPYARYFDDNMVATKVFAQKVEHERAFAKS